The sequence below is a genomic window from Rhizobium sp. NXC14.
CAGGAAGAGCGGCAGCAGAAACACGGCTGGCGGCGCCATGCGGTTGGTGATCAGCCAGAAAAACACGTTGTCACCGCCGCCGATTTTATAACGCGACAGCCCGAACGCCGCGAGCAGGCCGAGCGCGCACACCAGCGCTGCGTTCGATGTCGCCACGATCAGCGAATTCCAGAGATACTGCAGGAAGGTCGAGCTGTTCAGCACCGCCAGGAAATTGTTCCAGTAAAGATCGTCGATGAGGAACGACTTCGAATAAAGCTTCACGCGGGGGCGCATGGAAACGACCAGCATCCACCAGACCGGAAGCAGTGTCAGAATGGTCAGACAGATCCAAAGGACGAAGGACGCTATACCGGAACGTCTCATTGTGCGCCTCCCTTGCGGCCGGTCATGGCAACAAACAGCAGCCAGCTCAGAACGATCGTGACGTATAGCGTCAGCAGCGACATGGCCGCACCGTAGCCGTAATCGGTCTTCGGAAAGACGTTGATCCAGATATGAAGGCCGATGAACCGGGTCGCCTCAGCCGGGCCACCCTTGGTCAGCATCCAGATTTCGTCGACCGAGCGCAATGCGTCCATCAGCCGGATGAAGACGGTTGTCAGCAGCACCGGCTTCAACATCGGAACGATCACGTACCAGAAAATCTGCAGCTTGTTGCCGCCGTCGATCTGCGCCTGTTCGAGCGGTTCTTTCGGCAAGGCGGTCAGTCCGGCCATGAGCGACAGCGTAACGAACGGCGTCCAATGCCACAGGTCCATGATGATCGCCGTGACGAAGGCGTGATAGGCATTGGTCGAGATGTTGTAGTCGATGCCGAACCACAGTTTCAGGTAATAGGGCACGATGCCGAAGCCGGGAACGCAAAGCAGCCGCCAGGTAGCGCCGACTGCAATGGGCGCGACAACGATCGGCAGTGTGTGGATCGTGCGAAAGAACTGCCGGCCCCACAGGCGGTCCGCCATCAGCGCGCGGGCCAGGACGTAGCCTAACAACAGTTCGCTCACAACGACGAAGAATGCGAAGACCAGCGTGCGCGCAAGCGAGTTCAGGAATGTCGTGTCGAAAACGAGGCTGCGATAGTTCTGGAGGCCGGCCCAGCGCAGGGTTGGGTCGACTGCGTTGGTGTTCCAGTCGAAGAAGCCGACATAGAGAATGTAGATGAAGGGAACGAACCCGACGACGAACAGGATTAGCGTGGCTGGTGTTAAAAACAGCCATCCGATGTTGGATTGTCTCATCCTGCGCTCCGTCAGATCGTCCTTGACACTAATTCGCCTGACTACCAGCGTCGCGGGCAGGCCCGCAAACCGCAGTCAGGAAAGGGGCGGCCACCTTGCTGAAGGCGACCGCCAACCGCTTGGGAGGTGCGGTCTTTTACTTGCGGTAGCCGAGCTTCACGAGTTCAGCTTCGGCTGCGGTGGCGGCCTGGTCCAACGCATCGTCCGGCTTGATCTCACCGACGATCGCTTTGTAGATGAACGGCGCGACTACCTGCAGAACTTGCGCGTGGAACGGGAACGGCGGCGCTCCGGCGAACAGCTTTCCGTCCTCACGCATCAGCGTGTAGTAGCCGTTCATCTTCTTGTCCTGATCGACGATCTTGGGATCGTCGTAGGTCGAGTTCATGACGATGCGGGAGCCGGCCAGCGCCCAGTCGGTCTGCACTGAAGCCTGACCGATATATTGCAGGAATAGCAGCGACGCGTCCTTGTTCTTGGACGAATGGGGGATGCCGAACGCGCCACCATCGTAATAGCCGATATATCCCTTGCCGGATTCGGCTGCTTCCATGACACCCGCCTCGACCGGAGGCAATGCCACTCCCACCTTGCCGACGACGGTCGACTTGCTTTCGTCGGTAGCGATCCAGGCAGCGTTTTCCCCGTAGACGAGGCCTTGGGCTGCGCGGCCGGCGGCAAATGTCCCGGCAACCTCGTCCCAAGTGGACGACGTCGATTCCGGCGGCGCGTATTTCAGCAGGCCGATCCAGTAGTTGAGCGCCTTCTTCGCGGCGGCGGAGTTCATCTGGCCGCCGTTCGCTTCGGTGGCCGCGAAGGTCGTGCCATCGATGCCCCAGTTGTACACGCCAAAGGTCGGCGCGACCGACTCGAAGAATTCGTAGAAGGCGGCGGGGTGGCTCGACGAGGCCTGTACGGTGGTTCCCCAGAGCTCCTTGTCTGCGCCGTATTCGGTGAAGAACTTGGCGATCTGGGTATACTCTTCATGCGTCGTCGCGGGCTTCAGATCCGCACCGGTGGAATCCTTGTAGGCTTTCTGGATCGCCGGATCATCGAAAAGATCCTTGCGGTAGAGGTAAGGCTTGATGAATGCTTCCATGGGGACGCCCATGACATCGCCCGACTTCGGATCCTTGAAATAGTTCAGGAAAGTAGTGAAATTCTCCGGTTTGAAGTCCGGCGAAGCGATCTTCGCATTATCGGCGAGCGACTTGGTGATATCGACCAGGAAGTTCCGGGCCAGATATGTATATACGATGTCCTGCTCGATATAGACGAAGTCATAGATGCCGGTATTGGCCTCCATGTCCTTGATCGCCTTGTCGTACATCTGGTCCCAGGATGTCGCCTCGAATTCGACCTTGATGCCGGTCTCTTCGGTGAACTTCGGACCGAGCACCTGCTCGACATATTTCGATGCTGGGGTCGATTCCGAGATGCCCCGGATGGTTGCGCCCTGATAGGGCTGGGCGGCAGTCTTCCACCAGGAATCCTGAGCAAGAGCGGTCGAGCTCCAAAGGCCAAGCGAAATGAAGCCGACGCCCACGGCTTTGACGAAACTGTTCATTGTTCTCCTCCATTTGGATCGCAAAGTCGGTCCGGTTGTGCGTCTAAACTCTCCTCCAAGACGCTCAACGGACCTCAATAGTTCTAGAAAGAACGGGTGGACACAAGCGCGGCCGTTGCGCAATACTGATACTCTCATGCGCGAAATACCGAATTTATTCATGATTTCTTGTGTGCGTTGCACAATCTAATATTGATTGTCGGCGTATGGAGCATGCTGGGAGGCACGGGAGAATGTGCGCAATGTCAGTTATTTCGCCGACGGTCGCGAGATTTGAATATGTCTTGACCGGCGCGGACGAGTCGTTCCTCTGGCGCCGCGACGACTATCCGTGGGAACGCAACGTCTGGAATTTCCACCCGGAGGTGGAGATCCACTATATTCCCAACGCCAGCGGCGTCCTACTTGCAGGCGATCATGTCGGCGCGTTCACCCCGGGCCATATTTCCGTCATCGGAAGCAACCTGCCGCACGACTGGGTGACACCGCTCGGGCCGGATGAGCGCATTCCAGGACGTGACATCGTCATCCAGTTTCTGCCGGCCAAGCTGGAGCAGGCTTCGGCCTTCCTGCCGGAACTGGCGGGGCTGCGTGACTTTCTCGCTCGCGCAAAGCGGGGGCTCTCCTTCAAGGGCCGGGCGCGGGATCAGGCGGAGGCGCTGATACTCGACATGGAGTTCCAGTCCGGCTCGGTGCGGCTTTCGACCTTCCTGTCATTGCTCTCGCTGCTGCGGGACACCGACGAGTTCGATACACTGTCTTCGGAGGCTTACGTGCCGGACCTGAGCTATGGTTCGCTCGAAGCCCTGCAACAGGTCTTCGCATATCTGTTCGCCAACCTGTCGGAGGATATCCGGTTGCCTGATATGGCTCGCATGGTCGGCATGAGCGACAGCGCCTTCTCGCGATTCTTCAAGAAAAACAGCGGCCACAGCTTCACCGACCACGTCAACAAGCTTCGTATCTGGAAGGCGGGCCAGCTATTGACCGATACCTCTATGCCGATAACGGACATCTGCTTCGAGGTGGGCTATCGCAATCTATCAAATTTCAACCGGGTGTTTCTCCGCCACCACAACCTAACACCGTCAAAATACCGGAAACTGTCCACCAACCGCAGAACCGTTCCGTTACCTCAGGCAGTGGCAGATCATATGCCTATGCAGTAAGTCTAGCGGTCGGTCGATGATACTCAAAGAGGAGAAGATGTATTCTCTCCTTGCGACTCATTTATGCCCAGACTCGGACGCTCCCTATGAAAACCGCGTAATCACGCTGATCCCTGTCGCCTCCGCCTTGTCGAGAGCCATCAGCGCCGGCACGGCCTCCTCGAGGCTGACGCGGCGTCCGATCAGTTTCTGCGGGGCGATCTTGCCGGCCGAAAGCATGGCCAGCATCGCGTCATAGCGCCAGGCCTGCATGCCGTGGCTGCCGTAGATTTCCAGTTCGTGGCCGATCACCTGCGCCATCGGAATCTGCGGGGTGGCGTATTCGCCGAGCATCAGCCCCACCTGCACATGCCGGCCGCGCCGGCGCAGATTCTTGATCGAGTTGAAGCAGGTGGCGGGGTGGCCGAGGGCGTCGATCGAGACATGCGCGCCGCCCTTGGTGATCTCGCGCACCGCTTCGGCCACGTCGATGACTTCAGACGCATTGACCGTCGCCACCGCCCCGCATTCGCGCGCGAAGGCGAGTTTCTCTTCCGATATGTCGATGCCGATCGCATTGGCGCCGAGTGCGGTGGCGATCATGATCGCCGACAGGCCGACGCCGCCGCAGCCATGCACGGCGATCCATTCGCCGGGCCCGGTGCGCGCCTGGTCGGCGACGGCGCGGAACGAGGTG
It includes:
- a CDS encoding extracellular solute-binding protein yields the protein MNSFVKAVGVGFISLGLWSSTALAQDSWWKTAAQPYQGATIRGISESTPASKYVEQVLGPKFTEETGIKVEFEATSWDQMYDKAIKDMEANTGIYDFVYIEQDIVYTYLARNFLVDITKSLADNAKIASPDFKPENFTTFLNYFKDPKSGDVMGVPMEAFIKPYLYRKDLFDDPAIQKAYKDSTGADLKPATTHEEYTQIAKFFTEYGADKELWGTTVQASSSHPAAFYEFFESVAPTFGVYNWGIDGTTFAATEANGGQMNSAAAKKALNYWIGLLKYAPPESTSSTWDEVAGTFAAGRAAQGLVYGENAAWIATDESKSTVVGKVGVALPPVEAGVMEAAESGKGYIGYYDGGAFGIPHSSKNKDASLLFLQYIGQASVQTDWALAGSRIVMNSTYDDPKIVDQDKKMNGYYTLMREDGKLFAGAPPFPFHAQVLQVVAPFIYKAIVGEIKPDDALDQAATAAEAELVKLGYRK
- a CDS encoding AraC family transcriptional regulator, which gives rise to MSVISPTVARFEYVLTGADESFLWRRDDYPWERNVWNFHPEVEIHYIPNASGVLLAGDHVGAFTPGHISVIGSNLPHDWVTPLGPDERIPGRDIVIQFLPAKLEQASAFLPELAGLRDFLARAKRGLSFKGRARDQAEALILDMEFQSGSVRLSTFLSLLSLLRDTDEFDTLSSEAYVPDLSYGSLEALQQVFAYLFANLSEDIRLPDMARMVGMSDSAFSRFFKKNSGHSFTDHVNKLRIWKAGQLLTDTSMPITDICFEVGYRNLSNFNRVFLRHHNLTPSKYRKLSTNRRTVPLPQAVADHMPMQ
- a CDS encoding sugar ABC transporter permease; translation: MRQSNIGWLFLTPATLILFVVGFVPFIYILYVGFFDWNTNAVDPTLRWAGLQNYRSLVFDTTFLNSLARTLVFAFFVVVSELLLGYVLARALMADRLWGRQFFRTIHTLPIVVAPIAVGATWRLLCVPGFGIVPYYLKLWFGIDYNISTNAYHAFVTAIIMDLWHWTPFVTLSLMAGLTALPKEPLEQAQIDGGNKLQIFWYVIVPMLKPVLLTTVFIRLMDALRSVDEIWMLTKGGPAEATRFIGLHIWINVFPKTDYGYGAAMSLLTLYVTIVLSWLLFVAMTGRKGGAQ
- a CDS encoding zinc-dependent alcohol dehydrogenase family protein, producing MKAMFYEAFEQAPEIRILPDPTPSEDGVVIAVGASGLCRSDWHGWMGHDPDIRLPHVPGHELAGRVVATGRGVMRFKVGDRVTVPFVSGCGHCPECHSGNQQVCPNQFQPGFTHWGSFAEYVAIDYADTNLVHLPDSIEDATAASLGCRFATSFRAVADQARTGPGEWIAVHGCGGVGLSAIMIATALGANAIGIDISEEKLAFARECGAVATVNASEVIDVAEAVREITKGGAHVSIDALGHPATCFNSIKNLRRRGRHVQVGLMLGEYATPQIPMAQVIGHELEIYGSHGMQAWRYDAMLAMLSAGKIAPQKLIGRRVSLEEAVPALMALDKAEATGISVITRFS